CCTGCACGACCTGTTCGAGTTCGCTGGCCTTCTCCTCGGCCTCGTCCTCGTCCTCCACGGGCGACTGCACCGCGAACCGGCCCGCGTCGTCCTCGGTCGGCAGGAAATCGGCGAGCCCGTCGTCCACTTTCCGAGCGACGCGCGCGCCAACCCCGTGTACCTCGTAGGGGTTCTTCGCGTACGTCTTCAAGTGGTAGACGCCCTGCGACGGGTGCCCGAGGTAGAAGTCCTCCCCGACCCCCGACGCCCGGTCGCCCGCCACGGCCCGCCAATCGTCGGCGTCCGCGCCGGAATCCACCACGTCCGAGACGATGTCGTCCCAGTCCCGTACTCGCATCTCGGCTCTTCTTTGTGGGTCGGAGACTTAAACGGTCGGCTAGCGGTTGTGTTCGGTTTGCGCTCCTGACGTCGTGAACTCCTCCCCGAAAGCCCCGGCGTTGTGGACTCGCGGGCCTCGCTGCGCGCGCTCCCTACGGTCGCGTGCTTGTCTCGGGAGAGCGACCTCTCCCGTCGTTCGCCTCGCCTCGCTCGGCTCACCTTCGTCCTGCTTCGTCCACAACGCCGCCCCTTTCGAATTCCCACCCGACTACCGGCTGACCGGACGGCCGGAGTCTGCCGGCTGATTCACTGGCACGGGTGGACTGAAAGGGGCCGCGTTCTCGGGGAAGCCCGCCGACGCAAGCACGGAAGCGAACGGAGTGAGCGACGCGCACAGCGAGGCGCGCGACCCGAGAACGCGGGGGCTTTCGAAGAGGGACACTCCCGAGATGGTGCCAAGAATCAGCCGTCTATGACTAGGAGCGACACCGTTATTCGCCGCCCTCGCCACACACCCATCGTGAACGTTCGGGGCGAGGTCACCGACGTCGAGGGGGTTCGGTCGGTGAGTACGCAGTACGGCGAGAAGGACATTCTGGAGGTCCGAGTGCGACCCGAGAGCGAGGGCGAGTCCGTGCAGGTCACGCTCTGGGGGAAGTGGACCGAGACGGCCGACTACCTCGACGCCGGGATGGACCTTCTCGTGACCGACGCCGAGGAAAAGGAGTGGAACGGGGAGACGCAGTATTCGACGAGCAAGGAGTCGTGGGTCGTCGTGGAGCCCGACTTCCTCGTGGACGTGACGAACATCCGGGAGTTCGTGCAGTGCCCGCGGATGTACTACCTGAACAAACTCCAGGGACTCCCGCTCAAATACCCCGTCACGAAGGGGACCATCGTCCACGAGGTGTTCGGGGACCTGCTCCGGGGCCGGGATTTGGACGACGCCATCGAGGAGCGCGTGAGCGAGGCGGGCCTCGAACTCGGCCTGCTCGGGCGGGAGCGGGAGGAGGTCGAGGCCGACGTGCGCGCGAACGCCTCGGCCATCGAGGGCTGGCTGAACCAAGGGAAATTGACGGACGAGGACGGCTGGCGCTCGGAGTACACGCTGGTCTCGGAGCGCTTCGGTATCAAGGGCCGGTGTGACGCCATCCGGCGCGGGATGCCGGTGGAACTGAAGACGGGGAAGAACACGAACCGCGACCCGCGCTTCCACGACAAGGTGCAGGCGGCCTGTTACGCGCTGATGCTCGACGAGCGCGGCGTCCCGGCCGACACCGGCACACTCCTCTACACGAAGAACGCGGCCGTCGAGCGCAACGAGGAGACCGGCGACCTCTCGCCCGCCAAGGAGTTCTCCATCGGCCGGGGGTTCCTCCAGTTCGTCGTCCGGGAGCGCAACCACCTCGCCGCGCTCGAAGCCCGGGACGGCCCGCCGACGGGCTACGAGGCCGACGCGAAGTGCGAGTACTGCTTCGAGCAGGACACCTGCATGGTCGTCTCCGGCCGCCTCGACCAGGAGTCGAAGGCGGGCCAACTCGGTCAGCCGATTCCCGAGGAAGAACGCGTTTACTTCGACGAGATGTACGACGCGGTGGAACGGGAGCGCGCGTCGGTCCACGACGAGTACCGGAAACTCTGGGAGCAGTCCGCCGAGGAGCGCGCGGACGACGACCGCGCCGTCATCGGCCTCGAACCCGACGACCAGACCGAACTCGGGGACGGCCGGTGGCGACTCACCGCCGACCGCCCGAGCAGCGCCGCCTCGAAGATTCGGGAGGGCGACCGCGTACTGGCGTCCGACGGCGACCCCGTGAAGGGCACCGCGGAGATGGCGCGCGTCGAAGTCCTCGACGAGTCCCGCGTCGAGGTGACGACCGACGAACCGGTCGAACTCCGACGGCTGGACGTCTACCCGTCCGAACTGAACGTCGACAGAATGCTGACCGCGCTCCACGACGCGCTCCTCAAAGGCGACGAGCGCCGGAAGGACCTCCTGTTCGACCGCGCGAGCCCCGACTTCGAGGGCGAGGACCACGGCCTGATTCCGAACAACGACGCGCAAAACGAGGCCGTGAACCGGGCGCTGAACGCCGAGGACTTCGCGCTCGTTCACGGCCCGCCGGGCACCGGGAAGACGTACACCATCGCCACGCTGATTCGGGCGTTCGTGGAGCGCGGCGACCGCGTCCTGCTGTCCGCGTTCACGAACCGAGCCGTCGACAACGCCCTCGAAGCGCTCCGCGAGCAGGGGTACGATAGTATCGTTCGCGTCGGCACCGAGAACGGCGTTCGGCCCGACATGCAGGACCTGCGCCTGAACAAATCCGGCGACCCGGCGGAGCGCGCGCGAGCGCTCCAGTCCGCCGACGTGGTGGCGGCGACCACCGCGACGTGTGGCTCGCGGGTGATGCGCGAACAGGAGTTCGACGTGGTGCTCGTCGACGAGGCGAGCCAACTCACCGAACCGGACACGCTCGCCGCCGTCAACCGCGGCGACCGGTTCGTGCTCGTCGGCGACCACGAGCAACTCCCGCCCGTCGTGCGCTCTGGCGGCCGCCTCTCGAAGTCGCTGTTCCAGCGACTCTACGAGACCCACCCGGAGGCCTCGGTGCTGCTCGACCAGCAGTACCGGATGAGCCAGCGCATCCAGGCGTTCTCCTCGCGGGAGTTCTACGACGGCCAACTGCGCCCGGCGACCGGCGAGGTGGCGGGCCAGCGACTCGCCGACGTGGGCGTGGAGACGGGCGGAGACGAGTTCGTCCGCGACGGGGTGTCCTTCCACGACGTGCCGGGCACCGACGACGCGCACGTCGACTCCGAGGAGGGCGAGCGCGTCGCTGAAATCGTCGAAGCGTACGTCGACGCAGGGCTGGCTCCGGGAGACGTCGGCGTCATCGCGCCGTTCCGCGCGCAAGTGGCGGAAGTCGGCCGGCTGGTCCCGGAGGGCGTGGCGGTCGACACGGTCGACCGGTTCCAGGGCTCCTCGAAGGAGGTCATCGTCGTCTCCTTCGTCGCGACGGGCGACCTCGACGGCCCCATCTTCGAGGACCACCGGCGCGTGAACGTCGCGCTCAGCCGGGCGAAGAAGAGCCTCGTGCTCGTCGGCGACGAGGCCGCGCTGCGGTCGGAACCCCTCTACGACCGGATGGTCGACTGGGCGAGCATCCAGTAGCGCCCACCAACGCCCACCGTGTCGACAGTCCGTACAGTTATCGTCGGCCCCCGCTATCGGTGACGCATGACCGAGGTCGACGGAGACAGAACCGGAGCCGACGAGGAGAGCGAGCAGATGGGCGCGTACGTCGGCGTCGGCATGGCAATCGGGGTCGGGCTCGGGACCGCGCTCGGCGTCGCGTTGGACAACCTCGCGCTCTGGATGTCGGTCGGCCTGTCGATGGGAGTGGCGTTCGGCGTCGCGCTCGGCGCCGGTGACGAGTGAGGTCAGTCCTCGACCTGTTCGCGGACGCGCTCGTGGAACTCCCGCAGCACGGCGTCCTCGTCGTCGGCGAGCACCACGTCGCTCGCGGAGAGCGTCGCCAGCCCGAAGGATAGGGGGGACGGCGACCGGAGCGTCGTTTCCGTGACTTCGACGTCGCCGTCGCGGACGCCCGCCAGCACCTCGCGGACGCCCGCGAGGTCGAGTTTGTCCTCGATTAACTCCCGATAGGTCTCGTCGATGACGGCGAAGTCCTCGAGTTCCTCGGCGAACCCGAGTAGCATCTCGCTGGCGACCTGTTGCTTGCTCGCGGACTTCT
The nucleotide sequence above comes from Halobacterium litoreum. Encoded proteins:
- a CDS encoding ATP-dependent helicase; this encodes MNVRGEVTDVEGVRSVSTQYGEKDILEVRVRPESEGESVQVTLWGKWTETADYLDAGMDLLVTDAEEKEWNGETQYSTSKESWVVVEPDFLVDVTNIREFVQCPRMYYLNKLQGLPLKYPVTKGTIVHEVFGDLLRGRDLDDAIEERVSEAGLELGLLGREREEVEADVRANASAIEGWLNQGKLTDEDGWRSEYTLVSERFGIKGRCDAIRRGMPVELKTGKNTNRDPRFHDKVQAACYALMLDERGVPADTGTLLYTKNAAVERNEETGDLSPAKEFSIGRGFLQFVVRERNHLAALEARDGPPTGYEADAKCEYCFEQDTCMVVSGRLDQESKAGQLGQPIPEEERVYFDEMYDAVERERASVHDEYRKLWEQSAEERADDDRAVIGLEPDDQTELGDGRWRLTADRPSSAASKIREGDRVLASDGDPVKGTAEMARVEVLDESRVEVTTDEPVELRRLDVYPSELNVDRMLTALHDALLKGDERRKDLLFDRASPDFEGEDHGLIPNNDAQNEAVNRALNAEDFALVHGPPGTGKTYTIATLIRAFVERGDRVLLSAFTNRAVDNALEALREQGYDSIVRVGTENGVRPDMQDLRLNKSGDPAERARALQSADVVAATTATCGSRVMREQEFDVVLVDEASQLTEPDTLAAVNRGDRFVLVGDHEQLPPVVRSGGRLSKSLFQRLYETHPEASVLLDQQYRMSQRIQAFSSREFYDGQLRPATGEVAGQRLADVGVETGGDEFVRDGVSFHDVPGTDDAHVDSEEGERVAEIVEAYVDAGLAPGDVGVIAPFRAQVAEVGRLVPEGVAVDTVDRFQGSSKEVIVVSFVATGDLDGPIFEDHRRVNVALSRAKKSLVLVGDEAALRSEPLYDRMVDWASIQ